The genome window AAGGTAGTGGTTTAATGCACCATAAATTCTTGATTATTGATAACAAAAAATTGGTTACAGGTTCAGCAAATTTTACCCTAAGTGGTACCCATGGAGACTTAGATAACGAAAATACAAGGGGTAATGCTAACCATCTTTTGGTAATAGATAATGCACCCCTTGCCAACATTTTTGCTCAGGAATTTAACTATATGTGGGGTGATGGGATTGGTAGCAAAAAAGATAGTTTATTCGGCTTACAAAAACCCTTTCGCCCTGCCCAAACCCTAACCATTGGAGAAAGCCAAGTTACAGTAAAATTCTCTCCTACTTCTCGCACCCAACCATGGGAAGCAACAACCAATGGCTTAATAGATGAAACCTTAAAAAAAGCTAGTGAATCCATAGATTTAGCTCTCTTTGTTTTTAGTAAACAACCATTATCTAATACCCTCGAAAATAAAAGTTCACGAGGTACTCAAATAAGGGCATTAATAGATCCTCTTTTTGCTTATAGATATTATAGTGAAGGGTTAGATTTATTAGGAGTTGAATTGAGTAATAATTGTCAGTTTTATGGTGACAATAACCCATGGGAAAATTCTATTGAAACGGTAGGGATACCTAATATTTCTAGGGGAGATAAATTACATCATAAGTTTGCATTAATTGACAATAAAATTATCGTTACAGGTTCTCATAATTGGTCAGCAGCCGCCAATTATACTAATGATGAGGCTTTATTAATTATAGATAATTCCACCATTGCCAAACATTTTAGCCAAGAATTTGACCGTCTTTATGATGATGCCATTTTAGGAGTCACAAACAGATTGCAACAACGCATTGAGGAAGATAAGAGAGAATGTCAAATTAACTGATAATTCATAAAAAAGTTTATTCTGGTGGGCAATGCCCACCCTATTCATAATAAATATCTTAGTTATTTAAACCAATTTTTTCTAATAATTTATTAAGGTTAAAATGCTCTTCAATTAACTGTTGTACACATTCTACTTTGATAGTTTCTTGGAGACGCACGGTTCCGAAGGCTCGATCCACAATTTCCACGGTGGTGAGAGTATCGCAATCTACGGTTAAAATGGGGATTTCTAGGTCTTCAGCCCTTGCTAAAATGAGTTGCTGAGGGGGGATATGTCCTGTTAGAATTAGGCAGTTTGTAGAGCTTTCTAGGGCTGCTAATTGGAGGTCTGTGCGATCGCCCCCTGTCACCACAGCCATATTCTGTCGTTGGCGAAAATACTCTAAAGCAGAGTTAACATTCATCGCCCCTACGGTTAAACTTTCTACCATCAAATCTAAGCGATCAGGACGACATAGTACAGTCGCTTTCAACTGTGCTACTAATTCCCGAACGCTAACACTTTGTAAAAGTCTGTCGGTAGGTAACATCCCTAATACATCAATGCCATGGTCTTCTAAAAAAGGTTTAATAACATTAGTCATGGTATCGAGTTGATCATGGGGAATACTATTGATACTAACACCTAAAAGGCGATCGCCAAACATTTGTTTAGCACAAAGAATTTGATCCACAATTTGTAAAGCATCATACTTGACTACCAACAAAACAGAAGCATCAATTTTTTCGGCTACTTCTGGACTAGAAAGATTAAACAAATTACCTTGAGAGAGATTTCCAGCACCCTCTACCAACACCAAATCACCCTCAATGGAGTTACAGTAGCTAAGTACATCAAAACTATCATCTCCATGGGAATCTAAAGCATCAGTGATGGTTTTTTGATTGAGTAATACCAAAGGAGACTTAATTTGAGTAGCAGATAAGTCCAAAGTTTGAGTAATAAAACTTATATCTTGCTCATCTTGGGTAGTATCCAAATCATTAAAACAAGTGCCGATGGGTTTAGCATAGCCCAATTTAATACCCCTTTGTCTTAGTTGATGGGCAACCCCCAAGATTGTTGCCGTCTTTCCCGTATAAGGCTGATTAGAAGCAACTAATAAATATTTTCCTTTCTTAGACATGATAAATTTTCCTCTAAATATTATTATTTTTAAGGTTGACAAATACTACATAAAAATAATTGAAAACCAATGTAATTCAAAATAATTAACACAGCTTAAAAAAAGTATTTACAATTTTGTTTTGGCTCAAATAAAATATAATAACCATTGTATTTATTTTATGACTTAATTATTAACCATTATTTCATCGTCCATGGGATAAAAAATTAAACCCCAAACACTTTTTAACTATAGCATTCCTAAATGAATCAGAAAAAATGCTTGTGTTTACTCCTGCAAAAATCGACTAACTAGGGAAGTAAACACTTTACAAATCATTGAGTTATACTACATTTATTAAGAAATATTAATTATAAAAATCAAACTAGAATATCTATAAAATCAAAAAATATAGACTATAAAATAACTTACTGTGTTTATTGTAATCAGATTTCTTTACAAAACTCCTTTAGAACTAGGAATTTCATTTAAACGACGTACATCATATTCCAATGCCATACGCATTGCCCTAGCAAAAGCCTTAAAAGTTGCTTCGATGATGTGATGAGAATTAATACCATCCAATTGACGGATATGTAAAGTAATCTGACAATGATTGACAATCGCCACAAAAAACTCCCTTACCAATTGGGTATCATAAGTGCCGACTCTCTGGGTTGGTATATCTAAACCATAACTTAAATGAGGTCGTCCCGAAAAATCAAGGGTAACTTGTACTAAAGCCTCATCAAGAGGGGCGATAAAATGTCCGAAACGATTGATTCCCTTCCTGTTACCCACAGCCTTGGCTATGGCCATCCCTAAAGTTATACCAACATCCTCATTAGTATGATGATCATCAATTTCAATGTCTCCTGTGGCTTGAATATCTAAATCCAATAGACCATGGGATGATAGTTGATGTAACATATGGTCAAGAAAAGGCACTCCTGTATTAACGTCACATTTTCCTGTACCGTCTAAGTTGACTTCTACCTTTACATCTGTTTCCTTGGTGTCACGACTGATAGCGGCAACACGGGGAGTAATAGAAGCTAATTCTGCTTTTGGGGCAGCGATTAAGGTGTTATTAACTGTCATTATTTAACTATAAAATATTCAATACATAAAATAAGGGTAAGATGATTTATGGTATCTTATTCATCACCTGAAGTTGTTTTAATGATATACGGTCATTATTCTTGTTTTTGATATATTCAAGATACTATCAGTGTGATAATGGTTGAATTTTCATCCTATGAATACCCTTGTATATATGATAATCCTTTTTGAGATCCGATAATTAGGGGTTGTGGAAAAAATGGAGCTATGAAGGTGGGAATAACAAATAATAACAATGCTTTAGATATGGAATGTTGATGATAATTTAAGAATATTTCATACCATCATTGACGTAATTTATTTTCTAGTTTTACGGTAAAATTAATTTTTTCTGTTAAGTGTAATTAAGAGCAAAATTGATCATTGCGGCAGATTTTAAGGAATGACCAAGATAAAATTCTATATAGTTTTTTAGGCTTCTTTCAATATTTATCCAAGCTAAATTAATTGTTTCTGTAGAGTATGTCTGTTTGATTTCCATTTCCATTTCCTGTTGTTTTCCGTTAGATAAACATTGTAAAAAAAATAATTCTAAGGCATTAATTTTAGTATTAATATAATTGTTTTGACTATTATTCATAGATGATAATTGAATTAAACCACCATTAGCAAAACTAAATCCTACTCGCCAATGGGATTGAGCAAAGTTAGGAATTAGAGGGGTTTCTGTGGTGAGGCAATAGTTTACTTCTGGAGCTATACCTGTCAGAATTAGTATATTAAATACTCCTTGGGCTAAATAGGGGGTGAAATTAATTTGATTATCTAATGTTTCTAAAGTTTTTAAGTGTTTATTAAAAGTATTATATAATTCTATTTGAGGTTGTTCTGTGGGTGCTAAATTAAGGATTATTTCTGCCAAGTATTGACTGATGGTTAGTTTTCCTAAATTATGACTTAGTTTAGGGTATGATTCTTTGGTTTCTGCCTGAATTAATCGATCTAAATTTGTTCCTTTAACGATTAAAAATTCGTTTATTACTAGGGGTTGAATCCTTCCTCTTAATCTTGATTTATATTTTCTGGCTCCTGGGGCGATCGCCCGTACTAACCCATATTCAGGGGAAAAGATAGTGACTAATAAATCATTTTCCTTAAACGGATTTTGTTTGAGAATAATGCCCGTAGTTTGATAAGTTTGGCTCATGGTATTTGATACAAAAAGGAATAATTAACTTAAAATAGGGACGTAAAACATTACGTCCCCCAAACTTTTATTTACTCCCCATAAAAGTTAGGCGATTAAACTCTCCGCATAAACATCCTCTGAAGAATTATCCCTAATCTCCATGGAAGTATCAACTAATTCAAAATGAGGTTGTAACTGAATTTGTTCCACATTAGGAGTAAAACCCAACCAGCCCCTAGAGGCATGGGCAAATTCATCGGGATTTCCACTCACACAAAAACGGGTTGCCAAGGCATCTTCTTGGTTGCGTAATCCATTGATTTCCAACTCCTTAGCCATAGCCCTCACCACCGCATAGGCTGGATCTACTAATTTTACATAGGAAGGCAAAATTTCTCTCAAAACTCCTTCTAAATGGGGATAATGAGTACAACCATATACCAAAGTATCAATTCTATTTCTCAGTAAAGGCTCAAGATATTTTTGGGCTACTTCTTTCGTATAGGGGTCATAAATTTTATTGTCTTCGATAAGAGGAACAAATTCAGGACAACCAATTTGCCAAACCTTCGTATCAGGCTCAAGTTCATTAATAGCGTTACGATAAGCATTACTAGAAGCGGTAGCAACGGTGGAAATAACCCCAATTCTTTTTCCTTGTTTAATAGCTGCCTTTGCCCCAGGATGAATCAAGCCCAAAATAGGAAAATTAAACTCCGTTCTAACTTCCTCAAGGGCAAGGGCAGAGCTAGTATTACAGGCCATAATCACCATTTTTACTCCCTCTTCTTGCATCCAGTAGAGAATCTCTCTAACGAATTGTAAAATTTCTTGAGGTGACTTAGTACCATAGGGGAGACGTTTAGTATCTCCAAAATACAAAATAGACTCCTGGGGTAATTGACGATATATCTGTCGTAATACCGTTAACCCTCCCACCCCACTGTCAAATACACCTATTCTGTTGTTAAACGCATTTGTCATAAATCTAGTTATTATTTCCATTGAAATTAATATAATATAAGCAAATTTACTCAATATTGTAAATATTTTGTGAGGAATTAAATATATGAAACAAATCAAAGACTTATGGGTTACAAAAAAACGGTTAGAGATTTTACCGAATATTTATAATTAAGTATCTTATTGAGATAAAATTGCATCTTTTTATGTTTACTTTTCGTCTGATTTATTGCTTCTTATTAAATGTAATCTCTTATCATTAAATATTTTCACTCATTTTATGTTATGTAATAAAATGTTATAAACCAGAAGTTTCCGAAGGATAATTATTAATCTATTTGGGCTGGGACAATCAAGAATAGCTTTTTTAATCCTTTAATTTTTTCCATGACGATAATTGAGAACCTTTTAGCTCAAAAGTACAAAATAAATGATTTTGTTTTTTAAGTTTTTAGTAATTAATTGAGTTGTAAAACTTTTCCCACTCCCTTAGATTAAATCAAACCAAGAGGGTGGGAGCAAAAGGTTTTGTCTGGACTAGTCTAAAGTCTATTGGTTCTAACGTATTCGACAATTCCCGCGGCAATGCCTTGAGCCATCTGTCTTTGAAAATTAGGATCTCCTAGACGAGCGGCATCTTCTCTACCCGTGACAAATCCAGTTTCGACTAACACAGAGGGCATTCTCGAATTACGGAGTACATAAAACCTTGCCTGACGTACTCGGCGATCGCGTATATTAAGCCTTTGTAAAATATTACGATGAATAACATTAGCTAAATTACGACCACTCTGAAAATAGTAAGTTTCCAAACCATTAACATCAGGACGACTCATACTGATAGCGTTAGCATGGATGCTCACAAACAAATCAGCATTAAGACTATTTGCCATATTAGTACGCCCTTCCAAACTGATAAAATTATCATTATTACGAGTAAGACGTGCTTGGATACCCTGTTGTTCCAAAATTCGGGCAACTTCTAAAGAAATCGGTAAAATAACATCCTTTTCCCGCAAACCACCAATGCCCACAGCCCCTGGATCTCTACCTCCATGACCTGGATCGATTATGACCAAAGGACGGGATTGGTTAGGGCGATTATTAGCAGGGGGAGTAGTATTCGCGGGGGGGGGAGTAATACTAATATTCCGAGGGGGGGGGTTAACGGGGATCGCCGCCGTGTTATTGGTGGGGTCATTGACCACGGGATTATTATTGCGAATGGGTGCGTTA of Cyanobacterium sp. HL-69 contains these proteins:
- the hisB gene encoding imidazoleglycerol-phosphate dehydratase HisB, which translates into the protein MTVNNTLIAAPKAELASITPRVAAISRDTKETDVKVEVNLDGTGKCDVNTGVPFLDHMLHQLSSHGLLDLDIQATGDIEIDDHHTNEDVGITLGMAIAKAVGNRKGINRFGHFIAPLDEALVQVTLDFSGRPHLSYGLDIPTQRVGTYDTQLVREFFVAIVNHCQITLHIRQLDGINSHHIIEATFKAFARAMRMALEYDVRRLNEIPSSKGVL
- the recO gene encoding DNA repair protein RecO, whose product is MSQTYQTTGIILKQNPFKENDLLVTIFSPEYGLVRAIAPGARKYKSRLRGRIQPLVINEFLIVKGTNLDRLIQAETKESYPKLSHNLGKLTISQYLAEIILNLAPTEQPQIELYNTFNKHLKTLETLDNQINFTPYLAQGVFNILILTGIAPEVNYCLTTETPLIPNFAQSHWRVGFSFANGGLIQLSSMNNSQNNYINTKINALELFFLQCLSNGKQQEMEMEIKQTYSTETINLAWINIERSLKNYIEFYLGHSLKSAAMINFALNYT
- the murI gene encoding glutamate racemase yields the protein MTNAFNNRIGVFDSGVGGLTVLRQIYRQLPQESILYFGDTKRLPYGTKSPQEILQFVREILYWMQEEGVKMVIMACNTSSALALEEVRTEFNFPILGLIHPGAKAAIKQGKRIGVISTVATASSNAYRNAINELEPDTKVWQIGCPEFVPLIEDNKIYDPYTKEVAQKYLEPLLRNRIDTLVYGCTHYPHLEGVLREILPSYVKLVDPAYAVVRAMAKELEINGLRNQEDALATRFCVSGNPDEFAHASRGWLGFTPNVEQIQLQPHFELVDTSMEIRDNSSEDVYAESLIA